The stretch of DNA GGCTTTTATTCGGCTTTATAATACTTAATTTTTGAATAGTTGGTGAACTATATATATCACTAAGCTTTATATTGAGATTTTTTAATTTTTTAATTTTTGACCAAACAGTCAAAGCGTTTAAGCTATTTCCACCTAACTCAAAGAAATGATCCGTTATTCCAATTTTATTGATTCCCAACACTTCCTGCCAGATAAGAACAAGCTGATTTTCTATTTCATTTTCAGGTGCCACGTACTTATTTTTTATCACATCATTTTCAGAAATATCCGGCAATAACTTCCTATCTACTTTACCATTTGCATTGAGTGGCAACATTTCTAATTCCACATAAAAACTGGGAACCATATATTCAGGCAATTTACTCTGTAGAAATTCTCTCAGTTCAGTTTTACCTATGCTGGCATTGCCAGCATAGGCATAATACACCACTAACACTTTTTCCCCATTGAATTCCTTCGCTTCAGCAAACACCTGTCTGATACTGGAACTAAACTGGCGAACATTGGTCTCTATCTCTCCCAATTCTATCCTAAAGCCCCTTATCTTTATTTGAAAGTCATGTCTCCCTAAAAATTCTATATTACCATTGGGAAGCCATCTGGCCAGATCTCCCGTATCATACATCTTCATTTCGGCGTCGAAAGGATTCCCTACAAACCTCTCCGATGTCAACTCGGGTTTGTTCAAGTAACCCCGGCGAGATAAACCGTCCCCGGAAATATATAATTTGCCACCTACTCCAACCGGAACTACTTCTTTATTATCATCTAATATGTAAACCTGGGTGTTGGAAAGAGGCTTACCTATGGATATTTTACCTCCTGCATATAACAATTGAATAGAAGTCACAGTTACTTCTGTAGGACCATACCCATTATAGAAAGAAAAACTATGATTATCAAACCTATTAACTAATTTTTGACTACAAGTATCCCCACCAGAAATAATTCTGTTCAGATGGGTATCATTATCAAGAGTCATCTTATCTAATATAATCGGAACAGTATGAAAATGGGTAACTTGATGCTCTTTTATATACTCCTGAAGACTCTTAGGATCAGTAATGATATTTTTTGATACGACATGAAGTACCGCCCCCCTTAACAATGCTAAAAAGATTTGCTCTACAGAAGCATCAAAAGTATAGTTTGCAAATAAAAGTACAGATTCATTATCCTTAAAATCAAATTCTATTACTTGTCCCCAAATCAGATTTGTTAAATTTTTATTTTCTATCATGACTCCTTTAGGTTCTCCGGTAGTTCCTGAAGTATAAATCACATAGGCCAGACTATCCGGTGTGCTGATAATCGGGAGATTTTCTTTTGTATAATCTTTTTCTGATTTTTCTAAGTCTTTCCGATAATTTTCTAAGAAAGCTTCATCAATGGTAACCTTTGTTTTTGTATCCTTCTCTATATATTCAACTCTTTCCTGTGGATAATTAGGATCTATAGGAACATAGGCCGCTCCAGATTTCAAAATTCCAAAGATGGAAACAATCATCTTCTCGCTCCGCTCAAGTTTAATCGCTACCAAATCATCTGGTTTTAGTTGATACTTTTGCCTTAGATAATCCCCCAACTGATTTGCTTGTTCATTAAGCTCTCTGTAAGTAAGCTCTGTGTTCTCAAAAAATACTGCTGCATTCTCAGGTGTCTTATCCACCTGCTCTTCGAACAATTGAGCAATTGTCTTGTCACTTGGATAATCCATCTTCTTGTCATTGAATTCTATCAATAACTGGTTACGCTCCGCATTGGTTAGGCAATCAATATCTTCTATGATTACTTGTCCTGTAGAATCTTCTATTACATCTGTAATAAGGTTCTCAAAATGAGTAAACATTCTCTGGATTAAGAACTCATCATAAATGTCCGTATTATATTCTATGGTTAAATTTAATTTGTCCGTTTCAACAAAAATAAAGCTGATATCAAACTGAGATGTTTTACTGGTCAATTGATAGTCGCTGGCTTTAATATTGGAAAGTTCCTCATTACCAAAGCTATTTATCTGCCTCTGATTCTGTAAGACTACCATAACATCAAACAAAGCAGACCGACTGGTATCCCTTTTTAAATCCAGTTTTTCAACTAATTTATCAAACGGATAAATCTGGTGATCATATGCTCCCAACAAAGCCTCTTTCTGTATAGCTAACAAATCTGAAAAGCTATTTTTTTCTCTTAAACGGGTCCGTATGGCAAGAGTATTCAAGTATAATCCAAGCTGGTTCTCCAAATCAGGATGTTCCCTACCTGCTATAGGAATGCCTATAACCATATCTTTCTGATTTGAATATTTATAAAGCAGTGCATTTATTCCTGTCATTAAAAGCATGAATAAAGTGGCATCGTGCGCTTTGGAGAAGGTTTCAAGCTTTTCCAGAAAACCTTCCTGAAATTGATGAGTAATACTATTTCCATTATACGTTTGAATCAAAGGACGTGAATTAAAACTTGGTAATTCCAGCACCGGCAATTCTCCTTCAAATTGCTCTAACCAGTAAGCTTCGGCCTTTCGGAACTTTTCTCCTTTTGTCTCTTCTTGCATCCATAGTGTATAGTCTTTATACTGGATATCCAATACTGGCAGACTTACTGGAGTACCATCCGTTAACGAATTATAAATATTCACAAATTCTGAAATAGCAATTCTGGACGACCAACCATCTCCAATGATATGATGCATGGAAAATAAAAGCAAAAATTCATCTTTTTGTACTTTACATAGCAAAACTCTGAAAAGAGGTGCCTGCTCTAAATCGAATGGTCGATTACTTATATTTTGTACATGCTGAATCGCTGCTTCCTCCTGGTTTTCTGACAAGCTAAAATCTTCAACTTCTACTTTAAAAGATAGATTCTCTTTAGGAAGTATATACTGATGAATTTCACCATCTTCATTAGATTCAAAATAGGTTCTTAATATCTCATGACGACCTATCAGCAATTTGAAGGATTCTTCAAATATATCAATCTCTATATTTCCTTTAAGTTTAATGACGGATGACATATTATAAGCCAATGAGCCCCCATCCAATTGACTCAGTATCCATAACCGGCTCTGTGAAGTAGTGAGCGGATACGAGGTAGCCTCTGGCGATTGAGGAATAGGAGTATATTCATTTTCGAACATCTTTTTTATCAGACCTTCTATTGTTGGATTCGTAAAAAATATTCTAAAAGAAATGGTTTTCCCCAATTGCCTGTTGATCCTGTTAATGACCTGATCCACCATTAAACTATGACCACCTAATTCAAAGAAATTATCTGTGATTCCTACCTTAGAAAGCGCCAGCACCTCTTGCCATATTTCTACGAGCAGTATTTCAGTTTTTGAAACAGGTGCCTTATACAATCCGAAACCTACCGATTCATAGCTGGGAGCCGGGAGTTGCTTACGATCTATCTTTCCATTGGTATTGAGTGGCAAATGAGGCATTACTACTACAAAGCGCGGAATCATATAAGCAGGCAGCACCGTTTGGAGGTAATCTTTAATCTCTTCCGATGACAATTCTCCGGAGAAGGTAGCTTTTTTGTCAACATAAGCTGCCAGGAAAATCAGACCCGATTCATCGGGTAAATCAACAACAATAGCATTGTTTACACCAGGAATATTAAGTAATTGATTTTCAATATCTCCAAGCTCCACCCGATGTCCACGAACTTTTACCTGGTGATCTTTCCTTCCCATAAATTCCAAGCTGCCGCAAGAAAGATATCTCCCTAAGTCTCCGGTTTTATACAACTTTTCATACGGACTATTATGAAGCGGATTTTTAAAAAAAGATGCTTTTGTTTTTTCTTCATCTTTAAAATATCCACGTCCTACTGAAAAGCCTGCAATATAAATATCACCTATTACACCAATAGGACAAGGAAGCATATTTTCATCTAATACATATATATTAAAGTTAGGAAAAGGTCTCTGCATCACCGGTACAGTCATACTATCTGGCTGGCTTGTCATTACAAAATGAGAAGTGTCATCAGAAACTTCTGTTGCTCCATAGGTATTGCTGATTTTTTTGCCGGGAAATATTTTAAACCACCTTCTTACCATATCATTTTTTAAGGTTTCGGCGTTCAAAACAACATGATCCATCTTGCTCCAGACTGCAGCATATTCTTCCAGCTCCAGAATATTCAGCAACTCCAGGAAATAAGAGGGTACCAATTCCAATATGGTGACCTGATCTTCTTCTATGCGATGGATGAAGTTTTTTATATTGTATACCAGATCATCATCATACATTACGGTCTTACCCCCTTCTGCTAATGCGGCAAACATTTGCCAGATTGATATATCAAATCCTTGTGATGCATTCTGGACGACTACAGAGCTTTCATCTATATTCAGGACATCAATTTTACCAAAGATATGATTGAGCATTCCTTTATGCTCTATCATTACGCCTTTAGGTTTGCCTGTGGAACCGGAAGTATAAATAATATATGCAAGCTGATTATGATCTATATCTATACCAGGGTTTTCAGTAGTCTGAGTGTCAATTGCGTCTTTAGAACGATCTAAGTCAATTACCTGATAGGATGAGAATACAGTTTTAAGCTGAGCACGATTTAGGAGCTCTGTCTGGCTGATAATCAAAACCGGCGAAGCACTTTCTAAAATATCAATGATACGTTCATCAGGATAAATTGGATCGACAGGAATATAGCAAGCTCCATTTTTCCAGATAGCCAATACGCTCATCAAAAAAAGATCTGACCTATCCATAAAAATAAGAACCCGATCTTCTTTATTTAGCTTTGTAACGCTTTGCATAAATGCAGCAATTTGGTTGACTCTGTTATTAAGCTGTGAATAGGACCAGCAAGCATTTTTAAATTGTACTGCAATATGGTCAGTTCTCTGTAATGCATTGAACTCAACCATCTTAGTTATTGAATACTCGGTAGAACGTCCCTGAGATGTAGTGTTGAACTCTTCCAATAGAAGATATCTCTGATCCGGATCCAAGCTATTAATTTCACCGATTTTTACATCAGGATTTTCAATCACCTGTTTTAAAACATGGATAAAGGATTGCAGAAAGTTTTTCAGGACGTTTTGATTATAAGCTGATGAGGAATCTGTTATTAATTTTAATTGATGATTTTCAGGTATTATTGCAAGCATCCATTCATAGGGGGTGAATTCCTGAGGTGGCCTCCCCATATTTTCGATATGAAACACAACACTTTGTAAATGTGAAAACTGTGAGGAGTCTTCAATACAATCAACCGGGTATAAAGATGCCTCAGCCACTTCTTTCCGAACCCGTAAAAAGAGCTCTTTAAAGGTTTCAGATGTATCGCACTGAATAGGGTAAAATACTACACCACTATTGAAATTCAATTGTTTAAATCCTCCATGGCAGACAGGAATAGGCTGTATTGTACCGTATTTATTAAATGAAATATGTAAAGCCGTAAGAAAGTACACATAGCTCAACACCGGGTTATTATCACAAAGTTCCAATACTTTATCATATACTGTTTGTGGAAGATCAAGACAAATTTCATGATCGGTCTGTGGATTTTCAACAACCTCTTTTATAAAAAATGAGTCTGGAAGCCTGCCTATTAATTCTTCTTTCAATTTTACCTTCCAAAACTGATGTGTTAACTTTGATTTTATACTTTTTTCAAGTTCCATTTACTTATATATATTAAATTGTGTTTACAATAGATTAGATGATTTGGAAATATATTTCCTATATTTTTATACTAGCAGTTTCTTTGGTATTCTTTGTTTGAAGATTTCTACTTACTTCTTCTATACTTTCATCTATTGCCTGAACAATTATTTCTATCTGTTCCTCATTTATTATTAAAGGTGGTGATATGGTAATATGATCTCCCGAAGTACCATCATAGGATCCTTTTCCTAGATAGACAACCACTCCTTTTTCAAATACCTTATCAACGATTTTCCTGCTTATATTTAATTCTTTTGCAAAAGGTAGTTTTGTTTCTCTGTCAGCCACAAACTCTACTCCCAGGTAAAGTCCCATCCCTCTGACATCCCCAACCATATCATGACGATAAATCCTTTGTAATTTCTCAAGGAAAACTTCCCCCATTTTCAAACTGTTTTCGACTACTTTATTTTCCTTCATATAGTCTATTACAAAACTTCCTATAGCCGCTCCCACAGGATTACAGGCAAATGAATGGCCTCCGAGAAAAGGGATTTTCTTTTCTTCAAATATGGCAG from Chryseobacterium piperi encodes:
- a CDS encoding amino acid adenylation domain-containing protein, with the translated sequence MIPRFVVVMPHLPLNTNGKIDRKQLPAPSYESVGFGLYKAPVSKTEILLVEIWQEVLALSKVGITDNFFELGGHSLMVDQVINRINRQLGKTISFRIFFTNPTIEGLIKKMFENEYTPIPQSPEATSYPLTTSQSRLWILSQLDGGSLAYNMSSVIKLKGNIEIDIFEESFKLLIGRHEILRTYFESNEDGEIHQYILPKENLSFKVEVEDFSLSENQEEAAIQHVQNISNRPFDLEQAPLFRVLLCKVQKDEFLLLFSMHHIIGDGWSSRIAISEFVNIYNSLTDGTPVSLPVLDIQYKDYTLWMQEETKGEKFRKAEAYWLEQFEGELPVLELPSFNSRPLIQTYNGNSITHQFQEGFLEKLETFSKAHDATLFMLLMTGINALLYKYSNQKDMVIGIPIAGREHPDLENQLGLYLNTLAIRTRLREKNSFSDLLAIQKEALLGAYDHQIYPFDKLVEKLDLKRDTSRSALFDVMVVLQNQRQINSFGNEELSNIKASDYQLTSKTSQFDISFIFVETDKLNLTIEYNTDIYDEFLIQRMFTHFENLITDVIEDSTGQVIIEDIDCLTNAERNQLLIEFNDKKMDYPSDKTIAQLFEEQVDKTPENAAVFFENTELTYRELNEQANQLGDYLRQKYQLKPDDLVAIKLERSEKMIVSIFGILKSGAAYVPIDPNYPQERVEYIEKDTKTKVTIDEAFLENYRKDLEKSEKDYTKENLPIISTPDSLAYVIYTSGTTGEPKGVMIENKNLTNLIWGQVIEFDFKDNESVLLFANYTFDASVEQIFLALLRGAVLHVVSKNIITDPKSLQEYIKEHQVTHFHTVPIILDKMTLDNDTHLNRIISGGDTCSQKLVNRFDNHSFSFYNGYGPTEVTVTSIQLLYAGGKISIGKPLSNTQVYILDDNKEVVPVGVGGKLYISGDGLSRRGYLNKPELTSERFVGNPFDAEMKMYDTGDLARWLPNGNIEFLGRHDFQIKIRGFRIELGEIETNVRQFSSSIRQVFAEAKEFNGEKVLVVYYAYAGNASIGKTELREFLQSKLPEYMVPSFYVELEMLPLNANGKVDRKLLPDISENDVIKNKYVAPENEIENQLVLIWQEVLGINKIGITDHFFELGGNSLNALTVWSKIKKLKNLNIKLSDIYSSPTIQKLSIIKPNKSLLVDLNTSFEKKNTSMYCIPPITGIPGVFKNLSARVESNINCYGFEYSGINNGDAFFKSIEEASQMFCKEIIERHQGHSHIIIFGYSMGGSIAFEMMKTLENKYDNISFVLAESYISKNHYQEDIIEENTNNNLEIIEAYAKENNIDFDQNLKNYIINNNTIFNQYFQKGKIKSDIYLFQSNESSDNMLEWEKFTNGSIEIEKIKGNHWEAMSEFNNEIYEKRINELFK